In Hallerella succinigenes, the following are encoded in one genomic region:
- a CDS encoding glycosyltransferase family 2 protein, whose product MKTLIVLVTYNGYAMTKDCLSVLSKLPSEHWRIAIADNASSDGSPQKLAVDFPQAKVYALSKNKGFGFANNEALCRSLKNENFDFVCFLNNDTIVTVEAMEKLREDAEKDSGKTIFAPLVKNRDGSLQRTDYRFLSHAEFFLNAFRTVRGADKRLHGELKAVAETHFLSNDWINAVCWMMPVQTFFDVGMFDEKIFMYYEDQDFAYRARKLGYRFLLNAEAPIVHLGGGSAKNVLSRSLQHDSSQLYFYRKHFGYGGAVLSRIFRFVRSLLRLGMLVPFALFKKSARDNARIHWKLLLFSLNGKGILK is encoded by the coding sequence ATGAAAACGCTGATTGTCCTTGTGACTTACAACGGATACGCGATGACAAAGGACTGCCTATCGGTTCTTTCCAAGCTCCCGTCCGAGCACTGGAGAATTGCGATTGCAGACAATGCGAGTTCCGATGGGTCGCCTCAAAAACTCGCAGTCGATTTTCCTCAGGCAAAAGTCTACGCGCTTTCCAAGAACAAAGGCTTTGGGTTTGCAAACAACGAAGCACTTTGCCGAAGTCTTAAAAATGAAAACTTTGACTTCGTCTGTTTTTTGAACAACGATACAATTGTGACCGTCGAAGCGATGGAAAAGCTTCGGGAAGACGCCGAAAAAGATTCTGGCAAAACGATTTTTGCCCCTCTCGTCAAAAATCGGGACGGAAGTCTACAACGGACGGATTACCGTTTTCTTTCGCACGCAGAGTTTTTTTTGAACGCCTTCCGCACGGTCCGTGGCGCAGACAAAAGGCTTCACGGCGAATTGAAGGCTGTAGCAGAAACGCATTTTCTTTCGAATGATTGGATCAATGCCGTCTGCTGGATGATGCCCGTTCAAACGTTTTTCGACGTGGGCATGTTTGATGAAAAAATTTTCATGTATTACGAGGATCAGGATTTTGCATATCGAGCGCGCAAGCTCGGTTACCGCTTTCTTTTGAATGCGGAAGCTCCGATTGTTCACTTGGGCGGTGGTTCAGCAAAGAACGTGCTTTCGCGGAGTCTGCAACACGACTCTTCCCAGCTATACTTTTACCGCAAGCATTTTGGATATGGTGGAGCGGTTCTCTCGCGTATCTTCCGATTTGTCCGCAGCCTTTTGCGCCTGGGAATGCTCGTTCCTTTTGCACTTTTCAAGAAATCGGCTCGGGATAACGCCAGAATCCATTGGAAACTTCTTCTCTTTTCTTTGAATGGGAAAGGAATTTTAAAATGA
- a CDS encoding glycosyltransferase, producing MSKIFVALATYNGERFLAPMLDSLLTQNRQADRIVAVDDASNDNTLSILQEYASKLPMQILVRPKNGGHRQAFSDALKEIQKVAEKNDLVAIADQDDIWLPHKFEVLEKAFLLKDAPIFVFGDAHVINAEGKQIAQSWRDLAGIPLEIPVCARLSGTNNANGCLSLFKASLLSRILPIPEWIPVYDEWITLCAAKNGSVQAIPEAVLNYRIHDQNSVGIAPKISMSESLKINQAVAEGLLAVADRLDLSTQEILFVERYREFLKTSLEHSPNFSAIPWLWKNQEALYPGCTPWKRVKKILGASLGYPICKHLLGKS from the coding sequence ATGTCTAAAATTTTCGTCGCACTCGCCACTTATAACGGAGAACGGTTCCTTGCTCCGATGCTCGATTCTCTGCTGACGCAGAATCGCCAAGCCGACCGTATCGTTGCTGTCGACGACGCCTCGAATGACAACACCCTTTCGATCCTCCAGGAATACGCTTCGAAACTTCCCATGCAAATTCTTGTACGCCCAAAAAACGGCGGGCATCGGCAAGCTTTTTCGGATGCGCTGAAAGAAATCCAAAAAGTCGCTGAAAAAAACGACCTCGTCGCCATCGCTGACCAGGACGATATTTGGCTTCCGCATAAATTTGAAGTTTTGGAAAAAGCCTTTCTTTTGAAAGACGCACCGATCTTTGTTTTTGGCGACGCCCACGTGATCAATGCCGAAGGGAAGCAAATCGCGCAATCCTGGAGAGACTTGGCGGGCATTCCTTTAGAGATTCCTGTCTGCGCACGACTTTCGGGAACGAACAACGCAAACGGTTGCCTTTCGCTTTTTAAGGCATCCCTTCTTTCCCGGATTTTGCCGATCCCGGAATGGATTCCGGTTTACGACGAATGGATTACCCTTTGCGCCGCTAAAAACGGAAGCGTCCAAGCGATTCCGGAAGCGGTTTTAAATTACCGAATCCACGATCAAAATTCCGTCGGAATCGCTCCTAAAATTTCCATGTCGGAATCGTTAAAGATCAATCAGGCTGTTGCAGAAGGTTTGCTGGCTGTAGCAGACCGTTTGGATCTTTCGACGCAAGAAATCCTTTTTGTGGAACGCTACCGGGAATTTTTGAAGACAAGCCTCGAACATTCTCCGAACTTTTCCGCTATTCCCTGGCTCTGGAAAAATCAAGAAGCGCTGTATCCGGGTTGTACACCTTGGAAGCGAGTGAAAAAGATTTTGGGAGCCTCGCTCGGATATCCGATTTGTAAGCACCTGTTGGGGAAATCCTGA
- a CDS encoding glutamate-5-semialdehyde dehydrogenase: MTSEEIHEYALGLAKKARSASARIRTVRADVRNQVLLEVAKSLRENEKLILKENAKDLAAFKDKISPAKYDRLTLNHERLEGIAAGVEQIATFADPLGKVLEQRKLDNGVDISRVSVPLGCVFFIYESRPNVTIDGAALCFKAGNAVILRGGKESLYSSKILANIFRDALQKFGVDPDAVQLVEYADHSIVGMLLKMRDYLDLVIPRGGENLIRAVTNQSSIPVIKHFNGICHIYVDKSANIDMAAKIVENAKTQRCGTCNTMETLLLDSALSDADVKKILDPLRAKNVEFFGDKETQTRLSDVKDFEEEDGYHHEYLAFKLSIRFVKNVEEACDHIEKNSSRHTESVIAEDKAVQEYFLAHVDSSSVMVNASTRLADGGVYGLGAEVGISTDKIHARGPMGVESLCTYKWVLIGEGQIRS, from the coding sequence ATGACTTCAGAAGAAATTCATGAATACGCTCTCGGACTTGCTAAAAAGGCAAGATCCGCATCTGCCCGTATCCGCACTGTCCGTGCGGATGTCCGTAACCAGGTCCTTCTCGAAGTGGCCAAGTCTTTGCGTGAAAACGAGAAACTCATTCTCAAAGAAAACGCAAAGGATCTCGCAGCTTTCAAAGACAAGATTTCCCCGGCCAAGTATGACCGTCTGACACTCAACCATGAACGTCTCGAAGGAATCGCGGCAGGCGTGGAGCAGATCGCCACTTTTGCCGATCCGCTCGGTAAGGTTTTGGAACAGCGCAAGCTTGATAACGGCGTGGACATTTCCCGTGTAAGTGTTCCGCTGGGATGCGTTTTCTTCATTTACGAAAGCCGTCCAAATGTGACGATTGACGGTGCCGCGCTCTGCTTTAAGGCTGGCAATGCGGTCATTCTCCGTGGCGGTAAGGAATCGCTTTACTCTTCGAAGATTTTGGCAAATATTTTCCGTGACGCTCTGCAAAAGTTCGGCGTCGATCCAGATGCGGTTCAGCTCGTAGAATATGCGGACCACTCCATCGTCGGTATGCTTCTCAAAATGCGCGACTACCTGGACCTCGTCATTCCTCGCGGAGGTGAAAACCTGATTCGCGCTGTGACCAATCAGAGTTCTATTCCGGTGATCAAGCACTTTAACGGCATTTGCCACATTTACGTGGACAAATCCGCAAACATCGACATGGCTGCAAAGATCGTCGAAAACGCGAAGACTCAGCGTTGCGGTACTTGCAACACCATGGAAACCCTTCTTTTGGACAGCGCCCTTTCCGACGCCGATGTCAAGAAAATTCTCGATCCGCTTCGCGCAAAGAATGTGGAATTCTTTGGTGACAAGGAAACTCAGACTCGTCTTTCCGACGTCAAGGACTTTGAAGAAGAAGACGGTTACCATCACGAATATCTCGCCTTCAAGCTCAGCATTCGCTTTGTGAAGAATGTGGAAGAAGCCTGCGACCACATCGAAAAGAATTCGAGCCGTCACACGGAATCCGTGATTGCCGAAGACAAGGCGGTGCAGGAATACTTCCTTGCGCACGTCGATTCTTCGAGCGTAATGGTGAACGCAAGCACCCGTCTTGCAGACGGTGGCGTTTACGGTCTCGGAGCAGAAGTCGGCATTTCAACAGACAAGATTCACGCCCGCGGCCCGATGGGCGTCGAAAGCCTTTGCACTTACAAATGGGTTTTGATTGGCGAAGGTCAGATCCGTTCCTAA
- a CDS encoding glycosyltransferase family 4 protein, whose amino-acid sequence MRIGIDVKLLRSNSAGLKVYLESLLDELQKIDYTNEYILFSPSPVAYRLFATNFSYHISKTKLPGILWQQFELPSLAKEHKIDVCWGPEQTLFLRRPKGICKILTVHDFVYRRFPKTMERSVRTITQYYGTRSLSKSDILLCISNFTARELKKFYPSIPKQKLRIIPNGISSQNTIQEPLPKEDFLFFTGSMEPRKNLPRLIQALEILHAKGVSPKLKIAGPAGWHNKAFHDLLENSPVQDSIEILGFVCSEELQKLYRTCKGFVFPTLYEGFGLPALEALQNGARVLVSKDSPMQEFLGTLGIYFDPNNPESIAQAIEDLYAHPEKVSYSEKENKKRLSVIKRYSWEHAAKKLKAIFEKLHAEAK is encoded by the coding sequence ATGCGCATCGGTATTGACGTTAAATTGTTACGTTCGAATTCCGCAGGGCTCAAAGTCTATTTGGAAAGCCTGCTCGACGAATTGCAGAAGATCGATTACACGAACGAATACATTCTGTTTTCTCCGTCGCCGGTCGCTTACCGTCTTTTTGCGACGAACTTTTCGTACCATATTTCCAAGACGAAATTGCCGGGAATCCTGTGGCAACAGTTCGAACTGCCGAGCCTTGCCAAAGAACATAAGATCGATGTTTGCTGGGGACCGGAACAGACGCTTTTTTTGCGCAGACCGAAAGGCATTTGCAAAATTCTGACCGTTCACGATTTTGTCTATCGCCGATTCCCGAAAACGATGGAACGCAGTGTACGAACGATTACACAGTACTACGGCACACGTTCGCTTTCCAAATCCGACATTCTTCTCTGCATTTCGAACTTCACTGCACGGGAACTCAAAAAATTCTACCCGTCGATCCCGAAGCAAAAGCTCCGCATTATTCCGAACGGCATTTCCAGCCAAAACACGATCCAGGAACCCCTTCCTAAAGAAGACTTCTTGTTCTTCACGGGCAGCATGGAACCGCGTAAGAATCTCCCCCGCTTAATCCAAGCGCTTGAAATTCTACACGCCAAGGGAGTTTCGCCCAAGCTTAAAATCGCAGGTCCCGCAGGCTGGCACAACAAGGCGTTCCACGATTTGCTAGAGAATTCTCCCGTTCAAGATTCCATTGAGATTCTCGGTTTTGTCTGCTCTGAAGAATTGCAGAAACTGTACAGGACCTGCAAAGGCTTTGTCTTCCCCACGCTTTACGAAGGCTTTGGACTTCCTGCCCTCGAAGCTTTGCAAAACGGAGCCCGCGTTCTCGTTTCCAAGGATTCGCCGATGCAAGAATTTTTAGGGACGCTCGGCATCTATTTTGACCCGAACAATCCCGAAAGCATTGCCCAGGCGATTGAAGACCTTTACGCGCATCCCGAAAAAGTTTCCTATTCCGAAAAGGAAAATAAAAAGCGTCTGTCTGTCATCAAGCGATATTCCTGGGAACACGCCGCCAAAAAATTGAAAGCGATTTTCGAAAAGCTCCACGCGGAGGCCAAATGA
- a CDS encoding glycosyltransferase, whose amino-acid sequence MVPKKKVVIVCDKNSRTSFGRLTLDLEHTLFADFDVSILWLKTPKYFPDDDKALPEERGTKSSSIWAKSLHMGFYKFREPFVEYLQKLDPTIVFFIRPELGFLVPVAKKVCPKSKTVVLIHDTFAETLYPFSVKFKLISMFYAKPTAKADGFVYNSRYSKREAEKYYGIAGRPNAVTGLPLNSLYYNQNSDRMLYRSMRKSFREDLGIKSFKAMVLNVSLPEKRKNIATFFDMAKARPDVAFVRIGKVNRYVQMLLEERHLKNVFHFTSLSVTNLREFYRHADLFVQPSFQEGFGLPPLEAIACGTPVVCARTTALAEIFSDVCPTVSPATDVQGYLDVLQSVMDGKYEYNAEKVSELLARYSIKTIADKLSAFFYSILDR is encoded by the coding sequence ATGGTACCAAAGAAGAAAGTCGTTATTGTCTGTGACAAGAACTCGAGAACCAGTTTCGGGCGTTTAACGCTCGATTTGGAACATACGCTATTCGCGGATTTTGATGTTTCGATTCTTTGGTTGAAGACTCCCAAGTATTTTCCGGACGACGACAAGGCGCTCCCGGAAGAACGCGGAACCAAGAGCTCTTCGATTTGGGCAAAGTCTTTGCACATGGGTTTTTACAAATTTCGCGAACCGTTTGTGGAATATTTGCAAAAGCTTGACCCGACGATTGTCTTTTTCATTCGCCCGGAACTCGGCTTTTTGGTGCCAGTCGCCAAAAAGGTTTGCCCGAAGTCGAAAACGGTCGTGCTGATCCATGACACCTTTGCGGAAACGCTTTATCCGTTCAGCGTCAAGTTCAAACTGATTTCCATGTTCTATGCGAAACCGACTGCCAAGGCGGACGGCTTTGTGTACAACTCCCGTTATTCCAAAAGGGAAGCGGAAAAATATTACGGTATCGCCGGCCGCCCGAATGCGGTGACGGGACTTCCGCTGAATTCGCTTTACTACAATCAGAATTCCGACCGGATGCTCTACCGCTCCATGCGCAAATCTTTCCGTGAAGATTTGGGCATCAAATCTTTTAAGGCGATGGTCTTGAACGTGAGCCTGCCCGAAAAGCGCAAGAATATCGCGACCTTCTTTGACATGGCAAAGGCTCGTCCGGATGTCGCTTTTGTGCGTATTGGAAAGGTGAACCGTTACGTTCAAATGCTTTTGGAAGAACGTCACTTGAAAAACGTATTCCATTTCACAAGTCTTTCGGTGACGAACCTGCGAGAATTCTATCGCCATGCGGACCTGTTTGTGCAACCGTCCTTTCAGGAAGGTTTCGGCCTGCCTCCGCTTGAAGCGATTGCCTGTGGAACTCCTGTTGTTTGCGCGAGGACGACCGCCTTGGCCGAAATCTTTTCGGACGTATGCCCGACCGTTTCTCCGGCGACGGATGTGCAGGGTTACTTGGACGTGTTGCAGTCGGTGATGGACGGCAAGTATGAATATAATGCTGAAAAGGTCTCTGAGCTGCTTGCGCGTTACAGCATCAAGACGATTGCAGATAAATTAAGCGCCTTCTTCTATTCGATTCTCGACCGCTGA
- the tilS gene encoding tRNA lysidine(34) synthetase TilS has translation MRQVSILRQLQRRGWKRLLLAVSGGVDSVCLAHYFVQNQKDLGLDWIAFAHVHHGLRKETADRDEAFVKELARLLNVPLFIHHLDGESLKASGSVEENARKARYKAFFEIAARSNCRADAILTAHHANDQAETLLMRLRRGTSLKGLRGIQFIRNDGVYRPFLNIPRSEIEAYAVKNHLSWCEDETNADKAFERNFIRHAILPRIEAENVQAVKQLCRIAQVGSRIYEKILCQIEQEFEPQIVPPSLWPFPEEIAPYEHILALHDSAWDALSQKSEKGAAELLRIWLQNLGFEYPNTVDFKSNFANRNKSLIFEKSRHILWFCRSLQDSKVHNLYLFEKKRAPLGEWRFRLDGDVYTPPSGRSKSLKKWFEDNGVPAFVRDCFPVFSDGKQILQIYGIPPRIKETYE, from the coding sequence GTGCGACAAGTAAGCATTCTCAGACAACTTCAAAGGCGTGGCTGGAAACGACTGCTTCTTGCCGTTTCCGGAGGAGTCGATTCCGTCTGCCTTGCCCATTACTTTGTACAAAATCAAAAGGATTTGGGGCTCGACTGGATTGCATTTGCCCACGTTCACCACGGGCTTCGCAAAGAAACCGCAGACCGGGACGAAGCCTTCGTCAAGGAACTCGCCCGACTGCTGAACGTTCCGCTTTTTATTCACCATTTAGACGGTGAATCCTTAAAAGCATCCGGCTCTGTTGAAGAAAATGCGCGGAAAGCCCGTTACAAGGCATTCTTCGAAATCGCCGCACGTTCAAACTGCCGTGCAGACGCTATTCTGACCGCGCACCATGCAAACGATCAAGCAGAAACGCTTCTCATGCGCCTTCGCCGCGGCACGAGCCTCAAAGGGCTTCGCGGAATTCAATTTATTCGTAACGACGGCGTTTACCGCCCATTCTTAAACATTCCTCGATCCGAAATCGAAGCGTACGCAGTCAAGAATCATTTAAGCTGGTGTGAAGACGAAACCAATGCGGACAAAGCCTTTGAACGCAACTTTATCCGCCACGCAATCCTGCCTCGGATCGAAGCAGAAAATGTACAAGCGGTAAAACAGCTGTGCCGGATCGCCCAAGTCGGCTCTCGCATCTACGAGAAAATCCTTTGCCAAATCGAGCAAGAGTTCGAACCGCAAATCGTTCCCCCTTCCCTTTGGCCTTTCCCCGAAGAAATTGCGCCTTACGAGCACATTTTAGCTCTGCACGATTCCGCTTGGGACGCCTTGAGTCAAAAAAGCGAAAAGGGCGCCGCAGAACTTTTAAGAATCTGGCTACAGAACCTCGGATTCGAGTATCCCAATACAGTCGATTTCAAATCAAATTTTGCAAATCGGAATAAATCCCTGATTTTTGAAAAATCGCGCCATATCCTTTGGTTTTGCAGATCCTTGCAGGATTCCAAAGTCCACAATTTGTATCTTTTTGAAAAAAAACGAGCCCCTTTGGGCGAATGGCGCTTTCGTTTAGATGGAGATGTTTATACACCTCCGAGCGGAAGATCCAAATCGCTCAAAAAATGGTTCGAAGACAATGGAGTTCCGGCTTTTGTCAGAGATTGCTTCCCCGTTTTTTCCGACGGAAAGCAAATCCTGCAAATTTACGGAATTCCACCTCGAATAAAGGAAACCTATGAGTAA
- the hisI gene encoding phosphoribosyl-AMP cyclohydrolase, with protein sequence MKFEDLMKDVKFEVEFGDKKLAPAIVQDADKHDVLMMAWMDEEALRRTNECGEMVFWSRSRKEYWHKGDTSGNVMTVVNWYADCDSDALLFEVRMQGPQVACHTGARSCFFKKCDK encoded by the coding sequence ATGAAGTTTGAAGATTTAATGAAAGACGTCAAGTTTGAAGTGGAATTCGGCGATAAGAAACTTGCCCCGGCAATCGTTCAGGATGCCGACAAGCACGACGTGCTGATGATGGCTTGGATGGACGAAGAAGCGCTTCGACGTACAAATGAATGCGGCGAAATGGTTTTTTGGAGCCGTAGCCGAAAGGAATACTGGCACAAAGGAGATACGAGCGGCAACGTGATGACCGTTGTGAACTGGTACGCGGACTGCGACAGTGATGCACTCCTTTTTGAAGTCCGCATGCAAGGGCCACAGGTCGCTTGCCATACCGGCGCCCGCTCCTGCTTCTTCAAAAAGTGCGACAAGTAA
- a CDS encoding EAL domain-containing protein: MLSCSIYYYSHKTPQKDRSKVFELIMFNILFTSIASLIATSMEPLVTTDMNFYNYVQQFAETIYFALHVLLAPLFALYVVFVNNWGDNHSTKSIFLFLSPALLLELFVLTNPLTGLIFYYQDNVLFTRGPMELLIYAESAGYLLFMIQQLWLYRSILLKTAAVVLWIFIGCGLFGMVVQLLFPWLKLELFCEAISLMGVMLLIEMDDFHTDSMTGVYNRHMFIADNDRYIRSNRKYMVMVITLLNYNSFLRMLKNEDLEEMVRNIIHWVIKNSRGTVYRIARNKIGIITNQGRMECNQFAMFFKECTHSSDVHLNMLNNVSLSLSASIDIVCVPDEISKPELLIELSEELHDAIKPGLIVHCEEDVEKVKRRVELEQILKKAIQEKSFEVNYQPIWNVETSSFDCAEALVRLHDPVFGSIPPMEFIPIAEQNGMINDIGRIVFEKVCLFLHDNEPNRYGLKEIEVNLSIFQLYVENTDVMFRNIMEKYGVTSKQINLEITESSALNENGIVKEHYEKLRRLGFTFSLDDFGTGYSNLIQVISNDFKNIKQDKGLLWDTKNPNSHKFLVESINMIRKFRLDVIQEGVETKEQLELVLNAGANKIQGYYFSKPLDAPSFLDFIRSRNASTNPVHA; this comes from the coding sequence ATGCTGAGCTGTAGCATCTATTACTATAGCCATAAAACTCCGCAGAAAGATCGTAGCAAGGTTTTTGAACTCATCATGTTCAATATACTTTTCACGTCGATTGCCTCTTTGATCGCTACGTCGATGGAGCCGCTGGTGACGACTGACATGAATTTTTACAATTATGTGCAACAGTTTGCAGAGACCATCTATTTCGCCCTCCATGTGCTACTCGCTCCGCTTTTTGCCCTATATGTCGTTTTTGTGAATAATTGGGGGGATAATCATTCTACAAAAAGCATCTTTTTATTCCTTTCTCCGGCACTCCTTCTTGAACTCTTTGTGCTGACGAATCCGCTGACGGGTTTGATCTTCTATTATCAGGACAATGTTCTTTTTACCCGTGGTCCGATGGAACTTTTGATTTATGCGGAATCGGCGGGGTATTTGCTTTTTATGATTCAGCAGCTTTGGCTCTACCGTTCGATTCTTTTGAAGACAGCGGCTGTTGTCCTTTGGATTTTTATCGGGTGCGGTCTTTTCGGCATGGTGGTGCAGCTCCTGTTTCCGTGGTTAAAACTTGAACTTTTCTGCGAAGCGATTTCCCTGATGGGCGTAATGCTCTTGATCGAAATGGACGATTTCCATACCGATTCGATGACAGGGGTTTACAACCGCCACATGTTCATCGCGGACAACGATCGCTATATCCGTTCCAATCGCAAGTACATGGTAATGGTGATTACGCTTTTGAACTACAATAGCTTTCTGCGTATGCTCAAGAACGAAGACTTGGAAGAGATGGTAAGAAACATCATCCATTGGGTCATCAAGAATTCGCGAGGCACCGTTTATCGCATCGCGCGCAATAAGATCGGTATCATCACGAATCAGGGTCGCATGGAATGTAACCAATTTGCCATGTTCTTCAAGGAATGCACGCACAGCAGCGATGTGCATCTGAACATGCTCAACAATGTCTCGCTTTCGCTGTCCGCTTCTATCGACATCGTATGCGTTCCAGATGAAATTTCCAAGCCTGAACTTTTGATAGAACTCAGCGAAGAACTGCATGATGCAATCAAGCCGGGCTTGATCGTTCACTGCGAAGAAGATGTTGAAAAAGTCAAGCGTCGCGTGGAACTGGAACAGATTCTGAAGAAGGCGATCCAGGAAAAAAGCTTTGAAGTGAATTACCAGCCGATTTGGAACGTGGAAACTTCTTCATTTGACTGTGCAGAAGCACTGGTGCGCTTGCACGATCCGGTCTTTGGAAGTATTCCTCCGATGGAATTCATTCCGATTGCGGAACAGAACGGCATGATCAATGACATCGGACGCATCGTCTTTGAAAAGGTTTGCCTGTTCTTACACGACAATGAGCCGAATCGCTATGGTTTAAAAGAAATCGAAGTGAACTTGAGCATTTTCCAGCTGTATGTGGAAAATACGGATGTGATGTTCCGCAACATCATGGAAAAGTACGGGGTGACTTCGAAACAGATCAATTTGGAAATCACGGAATCGTCGGCTTTGAACGAAAATGGCATCGTCAAGGAACACTATGAAAAGTTGCGCCGCCTCGGATTTACATTCTCCCTGGACGACTTCGGTACGGGCTACTCGAATTTGATCCAGGTGATTAGCAACGATTTCAAGAACATCAAGCAGGACAAGGGTCTCCTTTGGGATACCAAGAATCCGAACTCGCACAAGTTCCTGGTGGAATCCATCAACATGATTCGCAAATTCCGCTTGGACGTGATCCAGGAAGGCGTCGAAACCAAGGAACAGCTCGAACTTGTTCTGAATGCAGGCGCAAACAAGATTCAGGGTTACTACTTCTCAAAGCCGTTGGACGCGCCGTCCTTCTTGGACTTTATCCGTTCTAGAAACGCTTCGACAAATCCGGTACATGCTTAA
- the mqnE gene encoding aminofutalosine synthase MqnE, whose amino-acid sequence MRISEQEALDLFLKTPLDELCAMANAKKEARHGKNVFWVNNRQINYTNVCVLKCSFCSFSKIKKTDSNAYDWTLEEIIAKARAAVQSGAKELHIVGGLHPDHPFEYYLNMLATLRKMFTGVNLKAFTAVEICHFAKLAGRHVRDVLQDLKNAGLDALPGGGAELLGEEIRHKICGKKETGAEWLEVHKEAHLMGIPTNATMLFGHIEKIEDRIEHMSLLRKLQDEAPGFFAFIPLVFHPENNPLGHKVGHKASEEDVLRTIAVSRLFMDNFPHIKAYWIQTGIPTAMKAIHAGASDLDGTIMEEKITHAAGADTWVGMSPEKMRGLIQNEGLIPVERDALYDVISVSP is encoded by the coding sequence ATGAGAATTTCCGAACAGGAAGCTTTGGACCTATTCCTCAAAACTCCATTGGATGAACTCTGCGCCATGGCAAATGCAAAAAAAGAAGCGCGTCACGGCAAGAATGTTTTTTGGGTCAATAATCGGCAGATCAATTACACAAACGTCTGCGTTCTCAAATGTTCCTTCTGTTCCTTTTCCAAAATCAAAAAAACGGATTCCAACGCCTACGACTGGACTTTAGAAGAAATCATCGCCAAGGCAAGGGCCGCAGTCCAAAGCGGTGCGAAGGAACTCCATATCGTCGGCGGTCTGCATCCCGACCATCCTTTTGAATATTACCTGAACATGCTCGCCACGCTCCGCAAGATGTTCACCGGGGTAAACCTCAAAGCCTTTACCGCAGTCGAAATCTGCCACTTTGCAAAGCTCGCCGGGCGTCACGTGCGTGACGTTCTTCAAGACTTAAAAAACGCTGGTCTCGACGCTTTGCCGGGCGGAGGCGCGGAACTTCTCGGCGAAGAAATCCGCCACAAGATCTGCGGTAAAAAGGAAACCGGCGCAGAATGGCTCGAAGTGCACAAGGAAGCGCACCTGATGGGCATTCCGACCAATGCAACCATGCTTTTTGGCCATATCGAAAAGATCGAAGACCGCATCGAGCACATGTCGCTTTTACGAAAATTGCAGGATGAGGCGCCGGGATTCTTTGCCTTCATTCCGCTCGTTTTCCATCCGGAAAACAATCCGCTCGGTCACAAAGTCGGGCATAAGGCCTCCGAAGAAGACGTTCTGCGCACAATTGCCGTGTCCCGTTTGTTTATGGACAACTTCCCCCATATCAAAGCCTACTGGATCCAGACAGGCATTCCGACAGCGATGAAAGCGATCCATGCCGGTGCTTCGGACCTCGACGGTACGATTATGGAAGAGAAGATTACCCATGCCGCAGGAGCCGACACCTGGGTCGGCATGAGCCCCGAAAAAATGCGCGGACTCATCCAGAACGAAGGACTCATTCCCGTGGAACGCGACGCCCTATACGACGTCATCTCCGTTTCCCCGTAA